One part of the Paenibacillus silvisoli genome encodes these proteins:
- a CDS encoding carbohydrate ABC transporter permease, with amino-acid sequence MKFRSRSYAVFAISNHVFLSLLGVLCVLPLIHVLAVSFSSRAAATANIVNFWPVGFTLDAYAKTLANEKFLKAMWIGAERTILGTVVSMAVITMASYSLSKTSLRFPGRQVYTWLFVFTMLFSGGLIPSYIVISKLHLLDTIWSLVLPGAVSVWNMILMLNFFRTIPQDLEEAALIDGAGHLRVLWSVFLPVSMPSIATLSLFTMVGHWNSWFDGVIYMSKPDGYPLASYLHSMIVSDNLSRIGVSAESIANFSNRTVKAAQIFIGALPILMVYPFLQKYFVKGIVLGSVKS; translated from the coding sequence ATGAAATTCCGCTCCCGAAGTTATGCTGTGTTTGCGATTTCAAACCATGTTTTTCTTTCGCTGCTTGGCGTACTGTGCGTGCTTCCGCTTATTCACGTGCTTGCGGTGTCCTTCAGCTCGCGCGCGGCGGCGACGGCGAATATCGTCAATTTCTGGCCGGTCGGCTTTACGCTGGACGCCTACGCCAAAACGCTCGCTAACGAGAAGTTTCTCAAGGCGATGTGGATCGGCGCCGAGCGAACGATTCTAGGCACGGTCGTCTCCATGGCCGTCATTACGATGGCTTCGTACAGCTTGTCGAAAACGAGTCTCCGGTTCCCGGGCCGTCAAGTTTATACATGGTTGTTCGTCTTTACGATGCTTTTCTCGGGCGGCCTCATCCCTTCCTACATCGTCATCAGCAAGCTGCATCTGCTCGATACGATTTGGTCGCTTGTATTGCCTGGCGCAGTGAGCGTATGGAACATGATTCTGATGCTCAACTTCTTCCGGACGATTCCGCAGGACTTGGAGGAAGCGGCTTTAATCGACGGAGCAGGCCATCTGCGCGTGCTCTGGAGCGTCTTCCTGCCGGTGTCCATGCCTTCGATCGCGACCTTGTCGCTGTTCACGATGGTCGGCCATTGGAACTCGTGGTTCGACGGCGTCATCTACATGTCCAAGCCGGATGGCTACCCGCTTGCGTCGTACCTGCACTCGATGATCGTCAGCGATAACCTGTCGCGGATCGGCGTCTCGGCGGAGTCGATCGCCAACTTCTCGAACCGGACCGTGAAGGCGGCGCAAATCTTTATCGGGGCGCTTCCGATTCTGATGGTTTATCCGTTCCTGCAAAAATATTTCGTGAAGGGGATCGTGCTCGGGTCGGTGAAGTCTTGA
- a CDS encoding 3'-5' exoribonuclease YhaM family protein, whose amino-acid sequence MTIVRDLRDGEEFVGFYLIKESEAKQTNTTPPKDFMNLVLSDASGHVAAKLWDAAPTDKESFQPLTLVKVQGVAQIYREKLQVKIVRIRKTTDADGVRLSDYVRSAPVAPDVLLAGIHRVIESLTDRDIRAVVEYCVNKVGDKLLSAPAAKSHHHAYYAGLLYHISRMLELGDFVCKQRPFLNADLLKAGIILHDIAKPVEMVSELGIVSDYSNQGKLIGHISQASLWIAEAAIKLGLEPESERIMALQHLVLSHHNLGEWGSPVQPQLAEAVALHHIDSLDAKLQMVEDAFGTTADHDEWTAPIRGLENKAFLRLPF is encoded by the coding sequence ATGACGATTGTCAGAGATTTACGGGACGGCGAAGAATTCGTCGGCTTCTATCTCATTAAAGAGAGCGAAGCGAAGCAGACGAACACGACGCCGCCGAAGGATTTTATGAATCTGGTGCTGTCGGACGCCAGCGGACACGTAGCCGCGAAGCTGTGGGACGCCGCGCCGACGGATAAAGAAAGCTTCCAGCCGCTGACGCTGGTAAAGGTTCAAGGCGTGGCGCAGATCTATCGGGAGAAGCTGCAGGTCAAAATCGTGCGCATTCGCAAAACGACGGATGCCGACGGCGTACGGCTTTCCGATTACGTTCGTTCGGCGCCGGTAGCCCCGGATGTGCTTCTGGCCGGCATCCATCGCGTGATCGAGAGCCTAACGGACCGCGACATTCGCGCCGTGGTGGAGTATTGCGTCAATAAGGTCGGGGATAAGCTGCTTTCCGCGCCTGCGGCTAAATCGCATCATCACGCCTATTACGCCGGACTTCTTTATCATATTTCGCGCATGCTGGAGCTTGGCGATTTCGTCTGCAAGCAGCGCCCTTTTCTGAACGCGGATTTGCTGAAGGCCGGCATTATTTTGCATGACATCGCCAAACCGGTTGAGATGGTTTCCGAGCTTGGCATTGTCTCCGATTATAGCAATCAGGGAAAATTGATCGGCCATATTTCGCAAGCCTCCTTGTGGATTGCCGAAGCGGCGATTAAGCTGGGCCTCGAGCCGGAGTCGGAACGGATTATGGCGCTCCAGCATTTGGTGCTCTCGCATCATAATTTGGGCGAGTGGGGCAGTCCGGTTCAGCCGCAGCTGGCCGAAGCGGTAGCGCTGCACCATATCGATTCGCTGGATGCGAAGCTTCAAATGGTTGAAGACGCGTTCGGCACGACGGCCGATCATGATGAATGGACGGCGCCGATTCGCGGGCTGGAAAATAAGGCTTTTTTGCGACTGCCTTTTTAA
- a CDS encoding response regulator, whose product MFDVLIVDDIPSQVDSIAATISKEVLCIGRIHKAFSGEEALAIFRMHPVQIVITDIRMPEMSGIELIREIRKVNARVKIIVLSGYADFEYAQGIVPYNTSGYLMKPVNPEQLRAMLERLIGEIEGEAKQRTQQQRSVYAFRESLPTLRGELLNRLLCGERIPSAELERKLSLLDLPFTPQQEAGMFIVRLEGRLEEYKKVDRSLIEYAVVNMAEEVVQDAFHLWPCLDQNEYLVFVAAPREETAGRAGGTASKLDGLLLDRLAASLKKKAEALLGSTLSIAIAANSAAFPEGLSELYRTIVNGIRRIEDGRHGVFLRVNEKPEQVEIGCMTSLYKPPLLLHLLDTGDWAGAEKKLGDIFDELKRVQYPPEYANEAYFAIAGAYQYMAHKKGKLLRELGGSTFGLMPAAPSLAQLEKWTFHLFRSIQELFGEQGEKQKLGLVDKVHKYIETHMNDGLSLQAVAEHVGLHPAYLSRAYRAETGNNLSEYILRYRMELATYLLRSSDKKIYEIAQTLGYQAVPHFIKLFKAHANMTPQEYRARAVLPSG is encoded by the coding sequence ATGTTTGACGTGCTTATAGTCGACGATATCCCTTCACAGGTGGACAGCATTGCCGCGACGATCTCGAAGGAAGTGCTGTGCATCGGGCGCATTCATAAAGCGTTCTCGGGGGAGGAGGCGCTGGCGATCTTCCGGATGCATCCGGTTCAGATCGTCATCACCGATATTCGGATGCCCGAGATGAGCGGCATTGAGCTGATCCGCGAAATACGCAAGGTAAATGCGCGGGTCAAAATCATCGTGCTGTCCGGCTATGCCGACTTCGAATATGCGCAAGGCATCGTGCCTTACAATACGTCCGGCTATCTCATGAAGCCGGTCAATCCGGAACAGCTGCGAGCCATGCTGGAGCGGCTGATCGGCGAAATCGAGGGGGAAGCGAAGCAGCGGACGCAGCAGCAGCGCAGCGTGTATGCCTTTCGCGAGAGTCTGCCGACGCTGCGTGGCGAGCTTCTGAACCGGCTGCTGTGCGGAGAGCGGATTCCCTCGGCTGAGCTTGAGAGGAAGCTGTCCCTGCTGGACTTGCCGTTTACGCCGCAGCAGGAAGCCGGAATGTTCATCGTCCGTCTGGAGGGACGGCTGGAGGAGTATAAAAAGGTGGACCGGTCTCTCATCGAATACGCGGTCGTGAATATGGCGGAGGAAGTCGTTCAGGATGCGTTTCATCTGTGGCCGTGCCTCGATCAGAACGAGTATCTTGTGTTCGTGGCCGCGCCTCGGGAGGAGACCGCCGGCCGTGCCGGCGGCACGGCTTCAAAGCTCGATGGCTTGCTGCTGGATCGCCTTGCGGCGTCGCTGAAGAAGAAGGCGGAAGCGCTGCTCGGCAGTACGTTGTCCATTGCGATTGCAGCGAATAGCGCCGCTTTTCCCGAAGGGCTTTCGGAGCTTTACCGGACGATCGTGAACGGGATTCGCCGGATCGAAGACGGTCGGCACGGCGTGTTCTTGCGGGTGAACGAGAAGCCGGAGCAAGTCGAAATCGGCTGCATGACCTCGTTATATAAGCCTCCGCTGCTGCTCCATCTGCTTGATACGGGGGATTGGGCGGGAGCGGAGAAGAAGCTGGGCGATATTTTCGACGAGCTGAAACGCGTCCAATACCCGCCGGAGTATGCCAACGAAGCCTACTTCGCCATCGCGGGAGCCTATCAATATATGGCGCATAAGAAAGGGAAGCTGCTTCGCGAGCTGGGCGGTTCTACGTTCGGGCTCATGCCGGCGGCGCCTTCGCTGGCACAGCTGGAGAAGTGGACGTTCCATCTGTTCAGGAGCATCCAAGAGCTGTTCGGCGAGCAGGGGGAGAAGCAGAAGCTCGGGCTGGTCGATAAAGTGCATAAGTACATTGAAACGCACATGAACGACGGGTTATCGCTGCAGGCGGTGGCCGAGCATGTCGGCTTGCATCCGGCCTACTTGTCGCGGGCGTACCGCGCGGAAACGGGCAATAACTTAAGCGAGTATATATTGCGTTACCGGATGGAGCTGGCGACTTATTTGCTGCGCAGCAGCGATAAGAAAATCTATGAAATCGCGCAGACGCTCGGCTATCAGGCGGTGCCGCATTTCATCAAGCTGTTCAAGGCGCATGCGAACATGACGCCTCAGGAGTACCGGGCGCGCGCCGTTCTGCCTTCCGGTTGA
- a CDS encoding ABC transporter permease, with protein sequence MASYWRKTWPFHLLVLPALILCIIFQYIPLFGVVIAFQDYQPWLGIKKSAWVGLTHFHTLFQYPDSKQVIWNTLIIASFKLVINLFVPIIFALLLNEVVKTYFKRILQTLVYLPHFLSWVILGGIMIDILSTDGGIVNRLIEALGGQSIFFLGDGSWFRVTVVISDVWKEFGFSAIIFLATLVGINPALYEAAEIDGATRWQQVIHISVPLILPIVIVVATLSLGRILDAGFDQILNLYNPLVYSHGDIIDTFVYRVGLNNGQFSFGTAVGLFKSVIGFILIIVSYRLAYKLANYRIF encoded by the coding sequence GTGGCGTCATACTGGAGAAAAACGTGGCCGTTTCATTTATTGGTGTTGCCTGCGCTAATATTGTGCATCATCTTTCAATACATCCCGCTGTTCGGGGTTGTCATTGCGTTCCAGGATTATCAGCCATGGCTCGGCATCAAGAAATCCGCTTGGGTCGGATTGACCCATTTCCACACGCTGTTCCAATATCCGGACAGCAAGCAGGTGATATGGAATACGCTGATTATCGCGTCATTCAAGCTGGTCATTAACTTGTTCGTTCCGATTATTTTTGCGCTGCTGCTCAATGAAGTCGTGAAAACGTATTTTAAACGGATTTTGCAAACGCTCGTTTATTTGCCGCATTTCTTGTCCTGGGTTATTCTCGGCGGAATTATGATCGACATTCTGTCGACGGACGGCGGTATTGTCAATCGGCTGATCGAAGCCCTCGGCGGGCAGAGCATCTTCTTCTTGGGTGACGGCAGCTGGTTCCGGGTGACGGTCGTCATCAGCGACGTATGGAAGGAATTCGGCTTCTCGGCGATTATTTTCCTGGCTACGCTTGTCGGGATCAACCCGGCTTTATACGAGGCGGCAGAAATTGACGGGGCCACCAGATGGCAGCAAGTCATTCATATATCGGTACCACTCATTCTGCCGATCGTGATCGTTGTCGCAACCTTATCGCTCGGCCGCATTTTGGATGCCGGGTTCGACCAGATTTTGAACCTGTACAATCCGCTTGTCTACTCGCACGGCGACATTATCGATACGTTCGTCTACCGGGTGGGCCTCAATAACGGTCAATTCAGCTTTGGTACGGCTGTAGGGCTGTTCAAATCGGTAATCGGGTTTATCTTGATTATTGTCAGCTACAGATTGGCTTACAAGCTAGCCAACTACCGAATTTTTTAA
- a CDS encoding transposase: MPLKKGQKLKTYSDELKKEAIRLHVVEGWNYRKINEHLGILDPGRLKRWMRKYREHGEFGLLDQRGRKDEYVDQDRYVQKLQRENNMLKKCLGIWMREVKNRNSSRSKLRPRVSPSAHCVSSSASREADTTPS; encoded by the coding sequence ATGCCATTGAAAAAAGGTCAGAAACTTAAAACATATTCGGATGAGTTGAAGAAGGAGGCGATACGTCTTCATGTTGTTGAAGGATGGAACTATCGTAAAATTAACGAACATCTAGGTATCTTAGATCCTGGTAGATTGAAGCGGTGGATGCGGAAATACCGGGAGCATGGTGAGTTTGGCTTGTTAGATCAACGTGGTAGGAAAGACGAATATGTAGATCAAGATCGATACGTACAAAAGCTCCAGAGGGAAAACAACATGCTAAAAAAGTGTTTAGGAATTTGGATGCGGGAGGTGAAAAACAGAAATTCAAGTCGATCGAAGCTGCGGCCGAGAGTTTCCCCGTCAGCGCATTGTGTGAGCTCTTCGGCGTCTCGCGAAGCGGATACTACGCCTTCCTAA
- a CDS encoding histidine kinase, whose amino-acid sequence MPGGRVNIFTKIMIVIVLMLVPIVMMYNSSNKISTDVVERELLQVNLNRLRFFVDQMDTEVDRLWRAAFVIAREPDVVQLQFRSSLSPTYASLEAKKLLMEKLDMQSTTFAWSNKLTVFSPPSGVAVSTNLGQQYDEAYFADAVQDNWDYRHIRTERGEEMAFVRHLILPFTPLSKPTNPNLYVEVTFSSDNLVDMLERFMAGSGGMPFLYHPDFEPIRTRDSDSKLIQEMTGQFAGMKRLQEGSVKITFHDEPYLINYAESAAVGWYLVDFVPLKQVLEPIDQSKRIFYGASLLLLLLGLASAALLYRNVQRPIYLLIRAVKSLRRGEYGHRIEELEPKNEFRYLIQQFNLMSDEIRTLIDKVYMEELRAKESSLKHLQAQINPHFLYNNFAYIQSMAQLDRTKAIVAFTQHLSQYYRYATRTEQQLTKLADEMELIRNYLEIHRMQSERLRFDEFWEEGLMELLMPRLLLQPLVENAIVHGMEGKKGEFLIVITGSRTENGYALTVDDNGCGLPKEKLEALRASLQQPSASQSLGLWNVHQRLRHYFGPSSGLHLEHSVLGGLRAALIIVTEGGDSHV is encoded by the coding sequence ATGCCGGGCGGCAGAGTCAATATTTTTACGAAAATCATGATCGTGATCGTGCTGATGCTCGTGCCGATCGTCATGATGTACAATTCCTCCAACAAAATAAGTACCGATGTCGTGGAACGAGAGCTGCTTCAGGTGAACCTGAACCGGCTCCGTTTCTTTGTCGATCAGATGGATACGGAGGTTGACCGGCTGTGGAGAGCGGCCTTCGTCATCGCGAGGGAACCGGACGTCGTTCAGCTGCAGTTCCGCTCCTCGCTCTCGCCGACCTATGCGTCCTTGGAAGCGAAAAAGCTGCTGATGGAGAAGCTGGATATGCAGTCGACGACGTTTGCGTGGAGCAACAAGCTGACCGTATTTTCGCCGCCGTCGGGCGTCGCGGTATCGACGAATTTGGGGCAGCAGTACGATGAGGCTTATTTTGCCGATGCGGTACAGGATAATTGGGATTATCGGCATATACGGACCGAAAGGGGAGAAGAAATGGCGTTCGTGCGCCATTTGATTCTGCCCTTTACGCCGCTTAGCAAGCCGACAAATCCGAACCTGTATGTCGAGGTGACCTTCTCATCGGATAATTTGGTCGATATGCTGGAACGGTTCATGGCAGGCAGCGGCGGCATGCCGTTTCTGTATCATCCGGATTTCGAGCCGATTCGGACGAGGGACTCGGATTCCAAGCTGATTCAGGAGATGACGGGCCAGTTCGCGGGAATGAAACGGCTTCAAGAGGGCTCCGTCAAAATAACGTTTCACGATGAGCCCTATCTAATCAATTATGCCGAATCTGCGGCGGTCGGGTGGTATTTGGTCGATTTTGTCCCTTTGAAGCAGGTGCTGGAGCCGATTGATCAAAGCAAACGGATTTTCTATGGTGCAAGTCTGCTGCTCTTGCTGCTTGGGTTGGCATCGGCCGCGCTGCTGTACCGAAACGTCCAGCGCCCTATCTATCTGCTGATTCGCGCGGTCAAGTCGCTGCGCCGTGGAGAATACGGCCATCGCATTGAGGAGCTCGAGCCGAAAAATGAATTCCGCTATTTAATTCAGCAATTCAACCTGATGTCGGATGAGATCCGGACGTTGATCGATAAGGTGTATATGGAGGAGCTTCGCGCGAAGGAGTCTTCGCTGAAGCATTTGCAGGCGCAAATCAATCCGCATTTTCTCTATAACAATTTCGCCTATATCCAAAGCATGGCTCAGCTGGACCGGACGAAGGCGATCGTCGCGTTCACGCAGCATTTAAGCCAGTATTACCGCTATGCGACGCGGACGGAGCAGCAGCTGACGAAGCTGGCCGACGAAATGGAATTGATCCGCAATTATTTGGAAATCCACCGGATGCAGTCGGAGCGGCTGCGCTTCGACGAGTTTTGGGAAGAGGGGCTCATGGAGCTGCTCATGCCGAGGCTGCTGCTGCAGCCGCTTGTCGAGAACGCGATCGTGCACGGCATGGAGGGCAAGAAGGGCGAGTTCCTCATCGTTATTACCGGCAGCCGCACGGAGAACGGCTATGCGCTGACGGTGGACGATAACGGCTGCGGGCTGCCGAAGGAGAAGCTGGAGGCGCTGCGCGCTTCGCTTCAGCAGCCGAGCGCGTCCCAAAGCTTAGGCTTATGGAATGTGCATCAGCGGCTTCGGCATTATTTTGGCCCATCGTCGGGTCTTCACCTCGAACACTCGGTGCTGGGCGGACTTCGCGCAGCGCTTATTATAGTCACGGAAGGCGGCGATTCCCATGTTTGA
- a CDS encoding IS3 family transposase: MEAAAESFPVSALCELFGVSRSGYYAFLKRKHNDRDLEAKALIQSVYDRYNGVYGYRQIQLFLLQDHNTWMNHKKVLRIMQLLGIRSQIRRKHRSNYASSTGERVAKNLLKQEFHASRPAEKWVTDITQYRVGDQWIYLSAIKDLFNNEIVSYKMSSRNDNELVLQTFKQAFKKQKNVTGLIVHSDQGFQYTSHAYHDMLPKVGAQISMSRRGNCYDNASMESFFSHLKTEGLYPYTIRNLDEAQRKIEEFIQFYNHHRPQRKLKKLSPVAYRKQLFA; the protein is encoded by the coding sequence ATCGAAGCTGCGGCCGAGAGTTTCCCCGTCAGCGCATTGTGTGAGCTCTTCGGCGTCTCGCGAAGCGGATACTACGCCTTCCTAAAGCGTAAGCACAACGATCGAGATCTGGAAGCAAAAGCGCTGATTCAAAGCGTGTACGACAGATATAATGGCGTTTATGGATATCGACAAATCCAGCTTTTCCTGCTACAAGACCATAACACCTGGATGAATCACAAGAAAGTTCTGCGAATCATGCAATTGCTAGGCATCCGCTCTCAGATTCGCCGTAAGCATCGGAGTAACTACGCTTCATCAACTGGGGAGCGCGTTGCTAAGAATTTGTTAAAACAAGAATTCCATGCTTCACGGCCAGCTGAGAAGTGGGTGACAGATATTACACAATACCGAGTAGGTGATCAATGGATCTATCTCTCGGCAATTAAAGATCTGTTTAACAATGAAATTGTGTCCTATAAGATGAGCTCGCGTAACGATAATGAGCTGGTACTACAAACGTTTAAACAAGCTTTTAAAAAGCAAAAGAACGTGACTGGATTGATCGTTCACAGCGATCAAGGATTCCAGTACACGTCCCATGCTTACCACGACATGCTGCCAAAGGTTGGCGCCCAAATCAGCATGTCTCGTCGGGGCAATTGTTATGACAACGCCTCTATGGAGAGCTTCTTCTCGCATCTCAAAACGGAAGGGCTCTATCCCTATACTATCCGAAATCTGGACGAGGCACAAAGAAAAATAGAGGAATTTATTCAATTTTATAACCATCATCGGCCACAACGAAAGCTGAAAAAGCTGTCCCCGGTAGCCTACCGGAAACAGCTTTTTGCATAG
- a CDS encoding extracellular solute-binding protein — protein sequence MKRYVKLAKGVTLSLVIGMLPTLAACSDNNGNNTANNEATTNNQAANNGATKTDVPPTELYKQKFDPPVTITTAVVDDGTSRGNAFKPGESMEDNVHLRWMKENMGIDIKFDFIVTKGEDYDTKIRLLLSSNGKLPDVFGAPGDSVQNLIDAGRVMPLDEAIEKYAHPEYKKILEKYDYALGGVKRDGKLYGLPGFFMGDEGTVMWVRKDWLDALGLQPPKTIAELENVLKQFTENDPDGNGKADTFGLAVPLKEGPWTWMGQTDGIVSAFTKQMINTYDVTSYWNKGDDGKLSYGAIHPDAKKYLETMRDWMSKGYLDKEAGIKDPMKASEMAASGKAGVMFGPFWMGDWPLSDATKLNPKADFEPFPLPAGPDGLVGRAEKSITGGFTMFNKDFKNIEAWFAYFNKIFAKNLEQEGDPYFDPRFKDGYHEGYDYVNLDGKIIKGNYKEAGVPDDKLPLKDGSRIDMRFMIANGILGGTTTIPFSNDEPIKKFLADPNAEPTTTREFDVKQMAKKQIIAAGVRMNQGIEEGKNFFTGPMTPTMKAKGELLKKLATESYLKIIYGEKPLDYFDEFAKEWLDNGGAKITEEVNQWYSENQ from the coding sequence ATGAAACGGTATGTGAAGCTGGCTAAAGGGGTTACGCTATCGCTCGTCATCGGCATGCTGCCAACGCTTGCCGCTTGCTCCGATAACAACGGAAACAACACGGCGAACAACGAAGCGACTACAAACAATCAAGCTGCAAACAACGGCGCGACGAAAACCGATGTGCCGCCGACAGAGCTGTATAAGCAAAAATTCGATCCTCCGGTTACGATTACGACGGCCGTCGTCGATGACGGCACATCCAGAGGCAATGCCTTTAAGCCTGGGGAATCGATGGAAGACAACGTTCATCTTCGTTGGATGAAAGAGAACATGGGCATCGATATCAAATTCGATTTCATCGTGACCAAAGGCGAAGATTACGATACGAAAATTCGTTTGCTGCTGTCCAGCAACGGCAAGCTTCCGGATGTATTCGGGGCGCCGGGCGACTCTGTGCAGAACCTGATCGACGCGGGCAGAGTCATGCCGTTAGACGAAGCGATCGAGAAATACGCGCATCCGGAGTATAAGAAGATTTTGGAGAAATACGATTACGCGCTTGGCGGGGTGAAGCGCGACGGTAAGCTCTACGGCCTGCCTGGCTTCTTTATGGGCGACGAAGGAACGGTGATGTGGGTCCGCAAGGACTGGCTGGATGCCCTTGGCCTGCAGCCGCCAAAAACGATCGCAGAACTTGAAAACGTTCTCAAGCAGTTCACCGAAAATGACCCGGACGGCAACGGCAAAGCAGATACATTCGGTCTAGCAGTTCCTTTAAAGGAAGGTCCATGGACATGGATGGGACAAACCGACGGAATCGTATCCGCATTCACAAAGCAAATGATCAACACTTACGACGTGACAAGCTACTGGAATAAAGGCGATGACGGCAAGCTGAGCTACGGCGCGATTCATCCGGATGCGAAAAAGTATCTGGAGACGATGAGAGACTGGATGAGCAAAGGCTATTTGGATAAAGAAGCCGGCATCAAGGATCCGATGAAAGCTTCCGAAATGGCGGCAAGCGGCAAAGCAGGCGTCATGTTCGGACCGTTCTGGATGGGCGATTGGCCGTTGAGCGATGCGACGAAGCTGAATCCGAAAGCGGATTTCGAACCGTTCCCGCTGCCGGCAGGACCCGACGGCTTGGTAGGCCGTGCCGAGAAGTCGATTACGGGCGGCTTCACGATGTTTAACAAAGACTTCAAGAACATTGAAGCCTGGTTCGCCTACTTCAACAAAATTTTCGCGAAAAACCTGGAGCAAGAGGGAGATCCGTACTTCGATCCTCGCTTTAAGGACGGGTATCATGAAGGCTATGACTACGTGAACCTGGACGGAAAAATTATCAAGGGCAACTACAAGGAAGCCGGCGTGCCGGATGACAAATTGCCGCTAAAAGACGGAAGCCGCATCGATATGCGCTTCATGATCGCGAACGGCATTCTTGGCGGCACGACGACGATCCCGTTCTCGAACGACGAGCCAATCAAGAAATTTCTCGCCGATCCGAACGCCGAGCCGACCACGACAAGAGAGTTTGACGTGAAGCAGATGGCGAAAAAGCAAATTATCGCAGCCGGCGTACGGATGAACCAGGGCATCGAGGAAGGTAAAAACTTCTTCACGGGTCCAATGACTCCGACGATGAAAGCCAAGGGCGAGCTGCTCAAGAAGCTGGCGACGGAAAGCTACCTGAAGATTATTTACGGCGAGAAGCCGCTTGACTACTTCGATGAATTCGCGAAGGAATGGCTGGATAACGGCGGCGCGAAAATCACGGAAGAAGTAAACCAATGGTATAGCGAAAACCAATAG
- a CDS encoding Gfo/Idh/MocA family protein, with the protein MIRFGVIGTNWITDHLIEAAREVGGFALTAVYSRTEEKAAAFAEKHGIPFTFTDAAAMAESGEIDAVYIASPTSMHAEQAILFMSKGKHVLCEKPAASNARELQRMIEAAERHDVVFMEALKSTLLPGFQAVLENLPKLGTVRRYFASYCQYSSRYDAYRAGQVLNAFKPEFSNGALMDLGVYCIYPMVVLFGQPEEVRASGYLLDSGVDGQGSLIAKYPGMEASIMYSKISNSSLLAEIQGEEGTMTIDSINIPKTITIHYRDGRAEDVSKPTERHTMSYEVEAFIGLIRGGQSKLNSHANSLAAMQVLDEARRQQGLVFPADLK; encoded by the coding sequence ATGATTAGATTTGGCGTTATCGGCACCAACTGGATTACGGATCATTTGATTGAAGCGGCTAGAGAGGTTGGAGGGTTTGCGCTTACCGCCGTCTACTCCCGAACGGAGGAAAAGGCGGCTGCCTTCGCGGAGAAGCACGGCATTCCGTTCACGTTCACGGATGCAGCGGCTATGGCGGAGAGCGGCGAAATCGATGCGGTTTACATCGCATCGCCGACATCGATGCATGCGGAGCAGGCGATTTTGTTCATGAGCAAGGGGAAGCACGTGCTGTGCGAGAAGCCGGCGGCGTCCAACGCGCGCGAGCTGCAGCGGATGATCGAAGCGGCCGAGCGGCATGACGTCGTGTTCATGGAAGCGCTGAAAAGCACGCTGCTGCCGGGCTTCCAAGCCGTGCTGGAAAACCTGCCGAAGCTAGGCACGGTCCGCCGTTATTTCGCAAGCTACTGTCAGTATTCCTCGCGCTACGATGCATATCGTGCGGGACAAGTCCTAAATGCGTTCAAGCCGGAGTTTTCCAACGGGGCGCTGATGGATTTAGGCGTGTACTGCATTTATCCGATGGTCGTGCTATTCGGCCAGCCGGAAGAAGTCCGCGCGAGCGGGTATTTGCTGGACTCCGGCGTTGACGGGCAGGGCAGCCTGATCGCGAAGTACCCGGGCATGGAAGCTTCGATTATGTATTCCAAAATATCGAATTCTTCGCTGCTGGCCGAGATTCAAGGCGAAGAGGGCACGATGACGATCGACAGCATCAACATTCCGAAGACGATTACGATCCATTACCGGGACGGACGGGCAGAGGATGTGTCGAAGCCGACGGAGCGTCATACGATGAGCTACGAGGTGGAGGCGTTCATCGGGCTGATCCGCGGCGGCCAGTCCAAGCTCAATTCGCACGCGAATTCGCTTGCGGCGATGCAGGTGCTGGATGAGGCAAGACGGCAGCAGGGGCTCGTGTTTCCGGCTGATTTGAAATAG